The following are encoded together in the Zingiber officinale cultivar Zhangliang chromosome 8A, Zo_v1.1, whole genome shotgun sequence genome:
- the LOC122011225 gene encoding glutathione S-transferase T3-like, with amino-acid sequence MSFPPQNLQNVQGFGNYAPRGPYQPLPAEYWQNMSHPYFTPSVVHGYGTPHTTGMSFTPSMSNEPATPTFVPETQLSDRESPIEVVNLEKTVSNAKGTRKRSSWTKVEDEVLARSFVTISDDPIIDNDQKADAFWGRVASYYNENLPQGSNTRSANVIRSHWHNTIQKKVYRFNANYNSIYSSYRSGHDDEDILRFAYEKFLSENNGVAFNLEHVWRIVKDRPMFTPQSVDHFVPTKKTRTLESGASNTSSNQDVSIDLDYEDTRPMGQKAAKRKEKEKVKSTMEDLTVNYNNIITKFTEYTSVKKSEVDLKQKQLEVEEIKAKAALSKSEAKNRRLKLKEYEILNKDTSQMTKERLIIHECLCKDIRSRWNI; translated from the coding sequence ATGTCGTTTCCtccacaaaatcttcaaaatGTCCAAGGGTTTGGAAATTATGCCCCTCGAGGTCCATATCAACCGCTTCCAGCCGAATATTGGCAAAACATGAGTCATCCATATTTCACGCCGTCGGTTGTTCATGGATATGGTACCCCGCACACAACTGGTATGTCTTTCACTCCTTCAATGTCGAATGAACCTGCAACTCCGACTTTTGTCCCGGAAACTCAACTTTCCGACCGTGAATCCCCAATTGAGGTGGTCAATTTAGAAAAGacggtttcaaatgctaagggtACAAGAAAGCGTTCAAGTTGGACAAAGGTTGAAGACGAGGTCTTAGCGAGAAGTTTTGTCACTATCAGTGATGATCCAATAATCGACAATGATCAAAAGGCGGATGCTTTTTGGGGACGGGTTGCAAGCTACTACAATGAGAATCTTCCCCAAGGTTCAAACACCAGAAGTGCAAATGTTATACGGTCACATTGGcacaatacaatccaaaagaagGTATATCGATTCAACGCAAATTACAATAGTATTTATAGTTCATATCGAAGTGGTCACGATGATGAAGATATATTGAGGTTTGCATACGAAAAATTTCTATCCGAAAACAATGGTGTTGCATTCAATCTCGAACATGTGTGGAGAATTGTCAAAGATCGTCCAATGTTTACTCCACAGTCTGTTGATCACTTTGTGCCCACAAAGAAGACGAGGACCTTAGAGTCAGGAGCAAGCAACACCTCCTCCAACCAAGATGTGAGTATAGACCTGGATTATGAAGATACTCGTCCAATGGGGCAAAAGGcagcaaaaagaaaggaaaaagaaaaagtaaaatcgACCATGGAGGATCTGACAGTAAACTACAACAATATTATCACAAAGTTCACTGAGTACACAAGCGTGAAGAAGTCCGAAGTCGATTTGAAACAAAAACAACTTGAAGTAGAGGAGATTAAGGCAAAAGCTGCATTGTCCAAATCTGAAGCTAAGAATCGTCGCTTGAAGTTGAAGGAGTACGAAATATTGAACAAAGACACCTCGCAGATGACAAAGGAGCGACTTATCATACATGAATGCCTATGCAAGGATATTAGGTCGAGATGGAATATCTAA
- the LOC122011224 gene encoding probable transcription factor MYB58, which produces MQSRLMHLNGAGGRDRGQSSRASGGGRDRGSSKLRKGRWTENEDKILLEYVRKNGARNWSSIRCQGLLLRDSKSCRFRWVNKLRDGLTTGRGKLSEEEVRLVMELQEQWGNKWARIANQLPGRTENDVKNFWGSTRRKQLTGIASDLNHRQNSAHSQPLPPPPPPPPPQDQNASASHILIQFNQLTLHDSFTDDPLRQLDGVDDYDLEYSSIFELDLPPDLDLWQFQDPHFSHRILPEEPRFFGVMRSEQETALPWPLDNFDEPPPPPTC; this is translated from the exons ATGCAGAGTAGACTGATGCACTTAAACGGCGCCGGCGGCCGCGACAGAGGCCAAAGCAGCAGGGCAAGCGGCGGCGGCCGCGACAGAGGCAGCAGCAAGTTGAGGAAGGGGCGGTGGACAGAGAACGAGGACAAGATCCTGTTGGAGTACGTGCGAAAGAACGGCGCCCGCAACTGGAGCTCCATTCGATGCCAAGGCTTGCTCCTCCGCGACAGCAAGTCCTGCCGCTTCCGCTGGGTCAACAAACTGCGGGACGGTCTCACGAC GGGCAGGGGCAAGTTATCGGAGGAGGAAGTGCGGCTGGTGATGGAACTGCAGGAGCAGTGGGGGAATAAGTGGGCGAGGATAGCCAACCAGTTGCCCGGCCGAACAGAGAATGATGTCAAGAACTTCTGGGGTAGCACCAGGCGGAAGCAACTCACCGGGATTGCGAGCGATCTGAACCATCGCCAGAATTCTGCGCACTCCCaaccccttcctcctcctcctcctcctccgccgccgcaGGATCAAAATGCATCCGCTTCGCACATTCTAATCCAGTTTAATCAATTAACTTTACAC GATTCGTTTACGGATGATCCTCTCCGCCAGCTCGATGGCGTCGACGACTACGATTTAGAGTACTCCTCTATTTTCGAACTCGACCTCCCGCCCGACCTCGATCTCTGGCAGTTCCAGGACCCACATTTCAGCCATCGGATCCTCCCTGAGGAACCACGCTTCTTCGGCGTGATGAGGTCGGAGCAGGAGACGGCGTTGCCATGGCCACTGGACAACTTCGACGAGCCGCCACCACCGCCGACGTGCTAG